From the Cohaesibacter sp. ES.047 genome, one window contains:
- a CDS encoding class I fructose-bisphosphate aldolase, whose amino-acid sequence MLQKLGQQIRLSRIVKPKTRRGFCIAFDHALQLGTCQGMENPEQMLDQMAEAGVDAVILPLGSALHFGSRLVENGGPSLILRLDQTTMWREGTPLAYQDGYTRPVARVEDAVALGAEAVITYLFVGHNDPNVETAAFRMNADVNEAARQHGIVHIIETMGARHALAEDINDGEFVRFHARIGLEMGADIIKTDWPGSTEALKKITSELPLPIMLAGGPKTNSDFGTLQLVSQIVEAGAAGILFGRSIFQSDNPLALMKACRSVIHDNTSAQEAAELAKLSRPAT is encoded by the coding sequence ATGCTTCAGAAACTGGGCCAACAGATTCGCCTATCTCGAATCGTGAAACCGAAAACGCGACGCGGATTTTGCATCGCCTTTGACCATGCCCTGCAACTGGGGACCTGTCAGGGAATGGAAAATCCCGAGCAGATGCTCGACCAGATGGCAGAAGCTGGTGTGGATGCGGTTATCCTGCCTTTGGGGTCTGCGCTGCATTTTGGTTCACGGCTGGTGGAAAATGGAGGTCCGTCGCTCATCCTGCGCCTTGATCAGACAACCATGTGGCGCGAAGGCACGCCCCTTGCCTATCAGGACGGCTACACCCGGCCTGTCGCCCGAGTTGAAGACGCTGTGGCGCTGGGCGCAGAAGCGGTGATCACCTATCTGTTCGTGGGACACAATGATCCGAATGTCGAGACAGCAGCCTTCAGAATGAATGCCGACGTGAACGAAGCTGCGCGACAGCACGGCATCGTTCACATCATCGAGACCATGGGTGCGCGGCACGCATTGGCCGAGGATATCAATGATGGAGAATTCGTTCGCTTCCACGCCCGCATCGGGCTTGAAATGGGGGCGGACATCATCAAGACCGATTGGCCAGGCAGCACAGAGGCCCTGAAGAAAATCACCTCGGAATTGCCTCTGCCAATCATGCTGGCCGGCGGCCCGAAAACCAACAGCGACTTCGGAACGCTGCAACTGGTCTCGCAAATTGTCGAAGCCGGTGCGGCAGGCATCCTGTTCGGTCGCTCCATCTTCCAGTCCGACAATCCGCTCGCGCTCATGAAAGCCTGCCGTTCGGTCATCCATGACAACACATCTGCGCAAGAAGCGGCTGAATTGGCAAAACTGAGCCGCCCAGCCACATGA
- a CDS encoding four-carbon acid sugar kinase family protein — MTDTGNSQDLLLSFYGDDFTGSTDALESVTMAGIPAMLFLSPPTVEDLKAYPHIRAVGVAGTSRSQTPEWMDDHLSQAFSSLKDLGAPICHYKTCSTFDSAPRIGNIGRAIELGQDIFGTAVPVVVGVTRLKRYVVFSNLYAAASVAGDSEAFRIDRHPTMSCHPSTPMTEADLRLHLAQQTTRAIGAFDFRQMLSDDAPAAFAKLCEENAAVILDTFDEATTTRTGQLLHERSLIEPTFVVGSSGVEYALADYLTKEGILPIVPPPTHRPAVDRMIAICGSCSPTTRRQIEWAESNDFAVVAVDTVALVEQGEAEERRIAEQLVALTSEHKGVALHTAKGPDDPQIAATRAALERKGLTSADSSPVMGGSMGRVLKHAITQTGLTRAILAGGDSSSHAVSAMGVKNMEVAGPLVPGAPLCRVHSMDSAVDGVEISLKGGQVGDDNFFERVMSGQ; from the coding sequence ATGACAGACACAGGCAATTCGCAAGATCTTCTGCTTTCCTTCTATGGTGACGACTTCACCGGCTCGACAGATGCCCTTGAGTCCGTAACCATGGCAGGCATCCCGGCGATGCTGTTTCTGTCTCCCCCCACGGTGGAGGATTTGAAAGCCTATCCGCACATTCGCGCTGTGGGTGTGGCCGGGACGAGTCGCAGCCAGACACCGGAGTGGATGGACGACCATCTCTCGCAAGCCTTTTCGTCGCTCAAGGACCTGGGCGCGCCGATCTGTCACTACAAGACATGCTCCACTTTTGACTCCGCTCCGCGGATCGGCAACATCGGTCGGGCGATCGAATTGGGTCAGGACATCTTCGGCACGGCCGTCCCGGTCGTGGTCGGCGTCACGCGCCTTAAGCGGTATGTGGTCTTTTCCAACCTTTATGCGGCGGCGAGCGTCGCAGGGGACAGCGAGGCTTTCCGCATTGACCGCCATCCCACGATGAGCTGCCATCCCTCTACACCGATGACCGAAGCTGATCTGCGCCTGCATCTGGCTCAACAGACAACGCGCGCGATCGGGGCGTTCGACTTCCGGCAGATGCTGTCCGATGACGCCCCCGCTGCTTTCGCGAAGCTGTGCGAAGAGAACGCGGCTGTCATTCTGGATACCTTTGATGAGGCCACGACGACACGCACCGGCCAGTTGTTGCATGAGCGCAGTCTGATTGAACCAACCTTTGTGGTCGGCTCTTCCGGGGTTGAATATGCGCTCGCCGACTATTTAACCAAGGAGGGTATCCTGCCGATTGTCCCTCCTCCGACCCATCGCCCCGCTGTTGATCGCATGATTGCGATCTGCGGCAGTTGCTCACCAACAACCCGGCGCCAGATCGAATGGGCAGAAAGCAACGACTTTGCAGTGGTGGCAGTCGATACGGTCGCTCTGGTTGAACAGGGCGAAGCCGAAGAGCGACGCATTGCCGAGCAGCTGGTTGCGCTGACCTCTGAACACAAGGGCGTCGCCCTGCACACAGCAAAAGGCCCGGACGACCCGCAAATCGCGGCAACCCGTGCAGCGCTTGAGCGCAAGGGCCTGACATCGGCGGACAGTTCCCCCGTGATGGGCGGCAGTATGGGACGCGTGCTCAAGCATGCCATCACACAGACCGGTTTGACCCGCGCCATTCTCGCAGGGGGCGACAGCTCCAGTCATGCGGTGTCGGCGATGGGGGTTAAAAACATGGAAGTGGCTGGCCCGCTCGTGCCCGGTGCGCCGCTTTGTCGTGTTCATTCCATGGATAGCGCTGTCGATGGCGTTGAGATTTCTCTCAAAGGCGGCCAAGTTGGAGACGATAACTTCTTCGAGCGAGTCATGAGCGGACAATAG
- a CDS encoding L-2-amino-thiazoline-4-carboxylic acid hydrolase yields MKDLPILERRRIEAMILKHAFDVISERSGCEEAEAVIGETCSRSAIEQGQSLAADLDHAPDLSDFAAILPNWTKEDALQMDVIKTEKDAMEFNVTRCRYAEMYREMGVGDIGHLLSCNRDGDFCIGYNPEIELTRTQTIMKGASHCDFRYKMKKD; encoded by the coding sequence ATGAAGGACCTACCCATTCTCGAACGCCGCCGCATCGAAGCGATGATCCTCAAACATGCCTTTGATGTGATTTCCGAACGATCCGGCTGCGAAGAAGCCGAAGCGGTGATTGGCGAAACCTGCTCGCGCTCTGCCATTGAGCAGGGCCAGAGCCTTGCCGCCGATCTAGACCACGCGCCGGACCTCAGTGACTTTGCTGCCATCCTTCCCAACTGGACCAAGGAAGATGCGCTGCAAATGGACGTCATCAAGACCGAGAAGGACGCGATGGAATTCAATGTCACCCGTTGTCGCTATGCTGAGATGTATCGCGAAATGGGTGTCGGTGACATTGGCCATCTCCTGTCCTGCAATCGCGATGGTGATTTCTGCATCGGCTATAACCCGGAGATCGAACTCACCCGCACGCAGACCATCATGAAGGGCGCGTCCCATTGTGATTTCCGCTACAAGATGAAGAAAGACTGA
- a CDS encoding DeoR/GlpR family DNA-binding transcription regulator, with protein sequence MSKREPDQPADPSRQEDTDAKQRLKAEDRRQQILSMVQAQKTVQLDQLAKTLDVSRMTVHRDLDLLESRGLLRKERGGATAESSLLFESNFHYRSQTDESSKRNLAREAAELIEPGSVVMLDDSTTTLMMCQYIKQIDNVTVISNSLAVCEQLRSASNVKLIITGGNYSETHQSFSGIICEQGLGQLRSDWAFLSASSVIDNRLYHQDQEIVRVKLALMAASERKALLLTSRKFQTRALTHFADLTEFDKLFIDRQLDEATKQRLTQSRIDFDLV encoded by the coding sequence ATGTCGAAACGCGAGCCAGACCAACCTGCGGATCCTTCCCGCCAGGAAGACACAGACGCCAAGCAACGCCTGAAGGCGGAAGACCGCCGCCAGCAGATACTCAGCATGGTTCAAGCCCAGAAGACCGTGCAGCTTGACCAACTGGCCAAGACTTTGGATGTCAGCCGCATGACGGTGCACCGGGATCTCGACCTTCTGGAAAGCAGAGGTCTGTTGCGCAAGGAACGCGGTGGCGCAACGGCGGAAAGTTCGCTGTTGTTCGAAAGCAACTTTCACTATCGCAGCCAGACCGACGAAAGCTCCAAACGAAATTTGGCGCGCGAGGCGGCCGAGCTGATCGAGCCGGGCAGCGTCGTGATGCTGGATGACAGCACAACCACGTTGATGATGTGCCAGTATATCAAGCAGATTGACAATGTGACAGTCATCTCCAATTCGCTGGCGGTGTGTGAGCAGCTGCGTTCAGCGTCAAATGTGAAATTGATCATCACCGGCGGCAACTATAGCGAAACCCATCAGAGCTTCTCCGGCATCATCTGCGAACAGGGGTTGGGGCAACTTCGCTCGGATTGGGCGTTTCTGTCCGCCTCATCGGTGATCGACAACCGGCTTTATCATCAGGATCAGGAAATCGTACGCGTAAAACTTGCCCTCATGGCGGCTTCCGAGCGCAAGGCCCTGCTCCTGACCTCTCGTAAATTCCAAACGCGCGCTCTCACCCATTTCGCCGATCTGACTGAATTCGACAAGCTATTCATTGATCGCCAACTGGATGAAGCAACGAAGCAGAGACTGACTCAATCGCGGATTGATTTTGATCTCGTTTAG
- a CDS encoding M20 aminoacylase family protein, whose product MAVENWVSREIEALTAFRHDLHENPELLYECNRTAEKVAAALRDAGVDEVAEGLGKTGVVGLIRGKTNTSGKTIGLRADMDALPILEATSAPYASKVPGKMHACGHDGHTTMLLGAAKHLAETRAFDGTVIVIFQPAEEGGAGADAMIKDGMFDRWPCDEVYGMHNMPNMPVGHFTLAPGPSMGAVDMLNIRIKGRGGHAAQPHNTVDPFPALAGIIQAIHGLSARGVDPFESHVVSLCAVEGGFTHNVIPDEISLIGTVRTLDEGVRDHIEKRLRTVITQIAAGHGCIGELDYDRSYPVLINHPDETRFAAEAAAKVTGTDNVSVDMVPTLGGEDFAFMLNKVPGAMIHVGNGPSAQLHNPAYDFNDEVIGWGASFWGQLVRDRLSGSA is encoded by the coding sequence ATGGCCGTCGAAAACTGGGTATCACGAGAAATCGAGGCACTGACCGCATTCCGCCACGATCTGCACGAAAATCCCGAACTGCTCTATGAGTGCAACCGCACCGCAGAAAAGGTCGCGGCAGCCTTGCGCGATGCGGGCGTGGATGAGGTGGCCGAAGGCTTGGGCAAGACGGGTGTTGTGGGTTTGATCCGAGGCAAGACCAACACGTCTGGCAAGACCATCGGCCTCAGAGCCGATATGGATGCCCTGCCAATTCTCGAGGCGACTAGTGCTCCCTATGCCTCCAAGGTGCCCGGCAAGATGCATGCCTGCGGTCATGACGGCCATACGACGATGCTACTCGGTGCTGCAAAGCATCTCGCCGAGACGCGGGCTTTTGATGGCACCGTCATTGTCATCTTCCAGCCAGCCGAAGAGGGCGGTGCCGGAGCCGATGCGATGATCAAGGACGGTATGTTCGACCGTTGGCCCTGCGATGAAGTCTACGGCATGCACAACATGCCCAACATGCCGGTCGGCCATTTCACACTCGCCCCGGGCCCCAGTATGGGAGCGGTGGATATGCTCAACATCCGCATCAAGGGCAGGGGGGGACATGCCGCCCAACCGCACAACACCGTTGATCCGTTCCCGGCATTGGCCGGCATCATTCAGGCCATTCATGGTCTGAGCGCCCGCGGCGTTGATCCGTTCGAGTCGCACGTTGTGTCCCTATGCGCGGTCGAAGGTGGCTTCACACACAATGTGATCCCTGATGAAATCAGTCTCATAGGCACGGTTCGCACCCTTGATGAAGGCGTGCGCGATCATATCGAAAAGCGTCTCAGGACTGTCATCACGCAGATCGCTGCCGGTCACGGCTGCATTGGCGAGCTCGACTATGACCGCAGCTATCCGGTGCTGATCAATCACCCTGACGAGACCCGCTTTGCCGCCGAAGCGGCAGCCAAGGTCACCGGTACGGATAATGTCAGCGTCGACATGGTGCCGACCCTAGGCGGTGAAGACTTCGCCTTCATGCTCAACAAGGTGCCCGGCGCGATGATCCATGTTGGCAATGGCCCATCCGCCCAGTTGCACAACCCCGCCTATGACTTCAACGATGAGGTCATCGGCTGGGGTGCTTCCTTCTGGGGCCAGCTTGTCAGGGATCGGCTCTCCGGTTCTGCCTGA
- a CDS encoding FAD-binding oxidoreductase produces the protein MSTSLPFPPTIWLETAPERAPAPALSGNAETDTVVIGGGLTGLSAARHLAKAGRDVLLLEGQGVGWGASGRNNGQVIPTLTAAEPDAWVSRFGDTGKLFAEMIGASAGMLYDAIREEDIVSDADAEQTGWFQPAHSPGRTKLSQKRVDAWSRFGLEVAYLDHKATSDLLGTDHWYGGMLAPSGGHINPLGLARGLAKAAERHGVTIHENTPVLSYEHDGTKWIVKTEGGTVTARALILATNAYTGELVPRLARRLAHSIVPVSSWQMSTEPLSDDIRATILPGRQAVSDTRGDLRFFHYDRDNRLITGGAIMGFGDLAKRMANKAANNLADSFPQLAPPKMTHIWNGYLSMNWDRFPRVHSLGPNGWTWIGCNGRGVALGYALGREMARAVDGEDISGLALPTTEPKPLPFHAIGRAIAPYYLAWYKFKDRMEPKL, from the coding sequence ATGTCTACTTCTCTTCCCTTTCCCCCCACCATCTGGTTGGAAACCGCGCCTGAACGCGCGCCAGCCCCCGCTCTATCCGGCAATGCCGAAACGGACACAGTGGTGATCGGTGGTGGTCTCACCGGCCTTTCGGCAGCCCGGCATCTGGCAAAGGCGGGGCGCGATGTCTTGCTGCTCGAAGGGCAGGGTGTTGGCTGGGGTGCCTCTGGCCGCAACAATGGTCAGGTGATCCCGACCCTGACGGCCGCAGAACCCGATGCATGGGTGTCGCGCTTTGGCGATACTGGCAAACTCTTTGCGGAGATGATCGGTGCCTCCGCTGGCATGCTCTATGATGCCATTCGCGAAGAAGACATCGTCTCTGATGCGGATGCCGAGCAAACAGGTTGGTTCCAGCCTGCCCATTCTCCCGGACGCACCAAACTGAGCCAGAAGCGCGTGGATGCCTGGAGCCGTTTTGGCCTTGAGGTGGCGTATCTCGACCATAAGGCAACCTCCGATCTGCTCGGCACGGATCATTGGTACGGCGGCATGCTGGCGCCCTCCGGCGGCCACATCAACCCGCTGGGGCTTGCACGTGGGCTGGCCAAAGCTGCCGAACGCCATGGCGTCACCATTCACGAGAACACACCGGTGCTGTCCTATGAGCATGATGGTACAAAGTGGATCGTCAAGACCGAAGGTGGCACGGTTACCGCCCGTGCGCTGATCCTTGCGACCAACGCCTACACCGGCGAATTGGTGCCGCGCCTTGCGCGCCGTCTTGCCCATTCCATCGTTCCGGTGTCCTCATGGCAGATGTCGACCGAGCCGCTGTCCGATGACATCCGCGCAACGATCCTTCCCGGAAGGCAGGCCGTCTCTGATACGCGCGGCGATTTGCGCTTTTTCCATTATGATCGCGACAATCGTCTGATCACCGGTGGGGCCATCATGGGTTTTGGCGATCTCGCCAAACGCATGGCAAACAAGGCCGCCAACAATCTCGCCGACAGCTTCCCCCAGCTTGCCCCGCCAAAGATGACCCACATCTGGAACGGCTATTTGTCGATGAACTGGGATCGCTTCCCGCGCGTTCACAGTCTTGGCCCCAACGGCTGGACCTGGATCGGCTGCAACGGCCGCGGCGTTGCGCTCGGCTATGCGCTGGGCCGCGAAATGGCGCGTGCCGTCGATGGAGAGGATATCAGTGGTCTTGCTCTGCCAACGACCGAGCCCAAGCCTTTGCCATTCCACGCCATTGGCCGCGCCATCGCACCTTACTACCTTGCTTGGTACAAGTTCAAAGACCGCATGGAACCCAAACTCTGA
- a CDS encoding ABC transporter ATP-binding protein, whose product MSNILEIKNLSLQIGVQDILHDVTVNLPEKGIVSVLGANGVGKTSLMRCISGVYGATGGEILLEGKVISKLKSNEIVDQGIMQAPEGRQIFSNMTVLENLLIGAGPIGKQELDHVLTLFPVLKERLKQQAGSMSGGEQQMLCIGRALMRKPKVLLLDEPSLGLAPRLVGFICELVTKIRDEGYSVLLVEQNVKAALRISDHAYVIEHGKIVIEGNAQDLANDPRVAEAYLGGHVH is encoded by the coding sequence ATGAGCAACATTCTCGAAATCAAAAATCTCTCCCTGCAGATCGGTGTTCAGGACATCCTGCATGATGTGACCGTCAATTTGCCTGAAAAGGGCATCGTCTCGGTGCTCGGTGCCAACGGCGTTGGCAAGACGTCCCTGATGCGTTGCATCTCCGGCGTCTATGGCGCAACGGGCGGCGAAATTTTGCTTGAGGGCAAGGTTATTTCCAAACTCAAAAGCAATGAAATCGTCGACCAAGGGATCATGCAGGCACCAGAAGGACGGCAGATCTTCTCCAACATGACCGTGTTGGAGAATCTGCTCATCGGAGCTGGGCCGATTGGCAAACAGGAACTCGATCATGTCTTGACGCTCTTCCCTGTGCTCAAGGAGCGCCTCAAGCAGCAGGCAGGATCCATGTCCGGTGGCGAGCAACAGATGCTCTGTATCGGTCGCGCCCTGATGCGCAAACCCAAGGTGTTGCTGCTTGATGAGCCTTCATTGGGGCTGGCTCCGCGCCTCGTTGGCTTCATCTGCGAACTTGTCACCAAGATCCGTGATGAGGGATATTCTGTGCTTCTCGTCGAGCAGAATGTGAAAGCGGCCCTTCGCATCTCGGACCATGCCTATGTCATCGAACACGGCAAGATCGTGATCGAGGGCAATGCGCAGGATCTGGCAAATGATCCCCGCGTTGCCGAGGCCTATCTGGGCGGGCACGTTCACTAG
- a CDS encoding branched-chain amino acid ABC transporter permease, translated as MSKPLLIKSAILLVVFAAIPAILVGFDKGYYYQVAMIAFVFMLLAASLHLVTGVAGLLHLGHASLYGVGAYVAALLGAEYDIGFTIGLPLAGIVSAFIAFLVALPTMRLVFIYFAVATLGIGQMLFLIFQNWVAVTKGPNGVMLFSGIDLFGIEINSDLGIYYVVAAVVTVSIFVINRLSHSYYGNALRSLREDDQCASAMGINVTVMKIQAFVISAFFAGIAGALWAYTTGYISPNDFNFSQSILVLTMVVVGGLGSLPGVLIGAVLLILLPEVLRSVGDIRNIIVGVMMFGAILFLPKGLFGEINALNFVRRQLGAAWSSDKGEKGIGWKG; from the coding sequence GTGTCTAAGCCTCTTTTGATCAAAAGCGCCATCCTGCTTGTCGTCTTTGCGGCGATTCCCGCCATCCTCGTTGGCTTCGACAAGGGCTACTATTATCAGGTTGCGATGATTGCCTTCGTCTTCATGCTTCTGGCTGCATCCCTGCATCTGGTCACCGGCGTTGCGGGCCTGTTGCACCTTGGTCATGCATCTCTTTATGGGGTCGGGGCCTATGTGGCGGCATTGCTCGGGGCTGAGTATGATATCGGCTTTACCATCGGTCTGCCGCTCGCCGGTATTGTCTCGGCCTTCATTGCCTTTCTCGTCGCGCTACCGACCATGCGCCTTGTGTTCATCTATTTTGCCGTTGCCACGCTTGGCATCGGGCAGATGCTGTTTCTGATTTTTCAGAACTGGGTTGCAGTGACCAAGGGACCGAATGGCGTGATGCTCTTCTCCGGCATTGACCTGTTCGGGATCGAGATCAACAGTGATCTGGGTATCTATTATGTGGTCGCTGCCGTGGTGACCGTGTCGATCTTTGTCATCAACCGCTTGAGCCATTCCTATTATGGCAATGCGCTGCGGTCCCTGCGCGAGGATGACCAATGCGCCTCTGCCATGGGGATCAACGTCACGGTCATGAAAATCCAGGCCTTCGTCATTTCAGCCTTCTTCGCTGGCATTGCGGGTGCTCTCTGGGCCTACACGACCGGCTATATTTCTCCCAACGACTTCAACTTCTCCCAGTCCATTCTGGTTCTGACCATGGTGGTGGTTGGGGGGCTTGGCTCGTTGCCCGGTGTTCTAATCGGTGCGGTGCTGCTCATCCTACTTCCAGAAGTGCTGCGCAGCGTCGGTGACATCCGCAACATTATCGTTGGTGTGATGATGTTCGGCGCCATCCTCTTCCTCCCAAAAGGACTGTTTGGCGAGATCAACGCGCTGAACTTCGTCCGCCGGCAATTGGGCGCCGCTTGGTCCTCCGATAAGGGAGAGAAAGGGATCGGGTGGAAAGGATGA
- a CDS encoding ABC transporter ATP-binding protein: MSLLQLKDLTRVFGGLHAVDNVNVELNEGELMGLIGPNGAGKTTLFNLISGFTPPSSGEVLFKGEKITGLSAHKIAHKGMSRTFQNLRVFPNMTVFDNISVGALGMIGVNPFNSLFGGKAKAQEISDRSWQMLEKVGLAEHADDLAANLSYGKRKYLEIARALAMNPELLILDEPAAGMNDSETAELAQFITDLNKTGLTIMLVEHDMSLVMGICDRIVVLASGAKIADDVPANVRKDPAVLEAYLGSDD; the protein is encoded by the coding sequence ATGAGCTTACTTCAGCTGAAAGACCTGACCCGCGTCTTTGGTGGCCTGCATGCCGTGGACAACGTCAACGTCGAGCTCAACGAAGGCGAACTGATGGGCCTGATCGGGCCGAACGGGGCGGGCAAGACCACTTTGTTCAATCTGATTTCGGGTTTCACACCGCCAAGTTCCGGCGAAGTGCTGTTCAAGGGCGAAAAGATCACCGGGCTTTCCGCCCACAAGATCGCCCACAAGGGCATGTCACGCACGTTCCAGAACCTGCGCGTCTTCCCCAACATGACCGTTTTCGACAACATCTCCGTTGGCGCGCTCGGCATGATCGGGGTTAATCCCTTCAACTCGCTGTTTGGCGGCAAGGCCAAGGCACAGGAAATCTCTGATCGCAGTTGGCAAATGCTCGAAAAGGTCGGCCTTGCAGAACATGCAGACGATCTTGCCGCAAACCTGTCTTATGGTAAGCGCAAATATCTCGAAATCGCCCGCGCACTGGCGATGAATCCCGAGTTGCTGATCCTTGATGAGCCAGCGGCCGGCATGAACGATTCCGAGACCGCAGAACTGGCCCAGTTCATCACCGATCTCAACAAGACCGGCCTGACGATCATGCTGGTTGAACATGACATGAGCCTTGTCATGGGCATTTGCGACCGCATCGTGGTTCTCGCCTCGGGGGCCAAGATCGCGGATGATGTACCTGCCAACGTGCGCAAGGATCCGGCCGTGCTCGAAGCCTATCTGGGGAGTGACGACTGA